Proteins found in one Borrelia puertoricensis genomic segment:
- a CDS encoding DUF226 domain-containing protein, whose protein sequence is MNDVIENVEKKKIRLIPKEEKLLFIKIEEIEGRKIYHTKIMMDLHIFGIDKNQKDKFLITFRGLFNQEKAEYFRLFPIKEGDKFLGIYYGYRKPIKNVIRKYEENGIEKAHSFSKTYYVEFRFKKGSIYCYLKGMSRLVKKEKIDTKYYESLVEKISCLEKEVYHFYGKKLPEGGNIIRWVTKNRK, encoded by the coding sequence ATGAATGATGTAATAGAAAATGTAGAGAAGAAAAAAATAAGGTTAATTCCAAAAGAAGAAAAACTTCTTTTTATTAAGATAGAAGAGATTGAAGGTCGAAAAATATATCACACTAAAATTATGATGGATTTACATATATTTGGTATTGATAAAAATCAAAAAGACAAATTTCTTATTACATTCAGAGGGTTGTTTAATCAAGAAAAAGCAGAATACTTTAGATTATTTCCTATAAAAGAAGGAGATAAATTCTTGGGTATTTATTACGGCTACAGAAAACCTATAAAAAACGTAATTAGGAAATATGAAGAAAATGGAATTGAGAAAGCACATAGTTTTTCCAAAACATATTATGTTGAATTTAGATTCAAAAAAGGAAGTATTTATTGTTATCTTAAAGGAATGTCTCGTTTGGTTAAAAAAGAAAAGATTGACACTAAATATTATGAATCTTTAGTCGAAAAAATTTCTTGTTTAGAAAAAGAAGTATACCATTTTTATGGTAAAAAATTACCAGAAGGAGGTAATATAATTAGATGGGTAACAAAAAACCGAAAATAA
- a CDS encoding ParA family protein has translation MGNKKPKIISVANMKGGVGKSATSLAFSYLLSRKNRVLLIDTDTQASITSYYKDKVREYNIDLRTINIYEVLINNLDIEKAIINVDNNLDLIPSYLTLHKINDSRIDSKELLLKSNLDCFCNNYEYIILDTTPSFDITYKNSLLSSSHVIVPIVPEKWAIECLDLFYYFFHNLELNIPVFVLATRFKNNNTHKEYVNLLRNRDNFLGIISEREDLNKNIASNSIFSTKRDYMKEYENAVNNFLNSF, from the coding sequence ATGGGTAACAAAAAACCGAAAATAATCAGTGTTGCGAACATGAAAGGTGGAGTTGGAAAAAGTGCAACCAGCTTAGCGTTCTCATATTTGTTGTCAAGAAAAAATCGAGTTTTGCTTATAGATACGGATACACAAGCTTCAATTACTAGTTATTATAAAGATAAAGTAAGAGAATATAATATAGATTTAAGAACAATAAATATATATGAGGTTTTGATCAATAATTTGGATATTGAAAAAGCAATTATAAATGTTGACAATAATCTTGATTTAATTCCTAGTTACTTAACTTTACATAAAATTAATGACAGTAGAATAGATTCTAAAGAACTTTTGCTTAAATCTAATTTAGATTGTTTTTGCAATAATTATGAATATATTATATTAGATACAACTCCTAGTTTTGACATTACATATAAAAATTCATTGTTAAGTAGTAGTCACGTGATTGTTCCAATTGTTCCTGAGAAGTGGGCAATCGAATGTTTAGATTTATTTTATTACTTTTTTCATAATCTAGAATTGAATATTCCTGTTTTTGTACTTGCAACGAGATTTAAGAATAATAATACACATAAGGAATACGTTAATTTACTAAGAAATAGAGACAATTTTTTGGGAATTATATCAGAGAGAGAAGATTTAAATAAAAATATAGCAAGCAATTCTATTTTTTCTACAAAAAGAGATTATATGAAAGAGTATGAAAATGCTGTGAATAATTTTTTAAATAGCTTCTAA
- a CDS encoding chromosome replication/partitioning protein has translation MKLKGNLKIDNRNLEIINNDDVLGRYNKLKEKIVNNFKKEIFHKIEVIKALKEIKDNKYYELDGYKSFNSFAKNFRIARTQVYEYLRIGNAIEEGLLEEQFVIENGINDAILFLRNKEGINIKKSKRNPIKPLRFQLKSQDSYDFYKSNTKFTSFLMDRLFSSKKDLIEEFMKEFKSLKGE, from the coding sequence ATGAAATTAAAAGGAAATTTAAAAATAGATAATAGAAATTTGGAGATCATTAACAATGATGATGTATTGGGACGTTATAATAAATTAAAGGAAAAAATAGTAAATAATTTTAAAAAAGAAATTTTTCACAAGATAGAAGTTATAAAAGCATTAAAAGAAATAAAAGATAACAAATATTATGAATTGGATGGATATAAAAGTTTTAATTCATTTGCAAAGAATTTTAGAATAGCAAGGACTCAAGTATACGAATATCTTAGAATAGGAAATGCTATAGAAGAAGGATTGTTAGAGGAGCAATTTGTTATAGAAAATGGAATTAATGATGCTATTTTATTTTTAAGGAATAAAGAAGGAATTAATATTAAGAAATCGAAACGAAATCCAATAAAGCCATTAAGATTTCAACTTAAAAGTCAAGATAGTTATGATTTTTATAAAAGTAATACCAAATTTACAAGTTTTTTAATGGATAGGCTTTTTTCAAGTAAAAAGGATCTAATTGAAGAATTTATGAAGGAATTTAAAAGTTTAAAAGGTGAATAG
- the bdr gene encoding Bdr family repetitive protein, protein MGNLAYKIYRTEDLRNEFLHKGFTEEAVDFILLHNDNSNFEVLREKMNSLEQQIINVESNLKKDIEFTKVEFKRDISNLDIKIDNVERNLQKDITNLDVKIDNVEKNLQKDIASLDVKIDNVEKNLLKEIQNNNAVLLEKLDMSNKVLLEKLSVGNITLIIIMAVGLPIIISIVMSLISKFFIT, encoded by the coding sequence ATGGGTAATTTAGCATATAAGATATATAGGACAGAAGATTTAAGAAATGAGTTCTTACATAAGGGATTTACTGAAGAAGCTGTGGATTTCATTTTACTTCATAATGATAATTCTAATTTTGAAGTTTTAAGAGAAAAAATGAATTCATTAGAACAGCAAATCATTAATGTAGAGAGTAACTTAAAAAAAGATATTGAATTTACTAAGGTAGAATTTAAACGGGATATATCTAATTTGGATATCAAAATAGACAATGTAGAGAGGAATTTGCAAAAGGATATAACCAATCTAGATGTTAAAATAGACAATGTAGAGAAGAATTTGCAAAAGGATATAGCCAGTCTAGATGTTAAAATAGACAATGTAGAGAAGAATTTACTTAAGGAAATACAGAATAATAATGCAGTACTATTAGAAAAGCTTGATATGTCAAATAAAGTTTTGTTAGAAAAGCTTAGTGTAGGAAATATAACGTTAATTATTATTATGGCAGTAGGATTACCAATAATTATATCTATTGTTATGTCTCTAATAAGTAAATTCTTTATAACTTGA
- a CDS encoding ERF family protein, producing MTKTKNQHTKTKVRRSVKKLGKQKIKVTDIRVNNQALVTDENQARVNFLKSLYNLRMNLSGVAKNLNGYGYKYQNFNEIIREIKNVIKSNNLDIDFLQCPTFKVVGNNTINVITTTFYSPSSGYCESFDTPIYTEEFSSLGAKNQNTLSQLVGSCITYHKRYALVGYLSIESEVDTDASSLLPELENNRERVKAIAKNNDGNTQVNISGNNVEDKNTVHTDQSKSKSNVETNKFKYYRNLLIAARNMHKFVLNKPFNSLEEINSYLKSIQVGDDSSILEYFNKNKTLKSIQYWCNLIKEYFSKSSRDPEKIEKFDVFLAFDLDKLGNSPLKLFGHLSTDKEFDCLFRSA from the coding sequence ATGACAAAAACTAAAAATCAACATACAAAAACCAAAGTGCGCAGATCAGTTAAGAAGCTGGGTAAACAAAAGATAAAAGTCACAGATATAAGAGTAAATAATCAAGCTTTAGTAACTGATGAGAATCAAGCAAGGGTAAACTTTCTAAAATCTCTATACAATCTACGTATGAATTTAAGTGGTGTTGCTAAGAATCTTAATGGATATGGGTATAAATATCAAAATTTTAATGAGATAATCAGAGAGATAAAGAATGTTATAAAGAGTAACAATTTAGATATTGATTTCCTGCAATGTCCAACATTTAAAGTTGTGGGAAATAATACAATTAATGTTATTACAACAACATTTTACAGTCCAAGTAGTGGGTACTGTGAGTCATTTGATACTCCAATTTACACAGAAGAATTTTCTTCTCTAGGGGCAAAGAATCAAAATACTTTATCGCAACTTGTAGGTTCATGCATAACATATCATAAAAGATATGCTCTTGTAGGATACCTATCAATAGAGAGTGAAGTTGACACTGATGCTAGTTCATTATTACCCGAGCTAGAAAATAATAGAGAGAGAGTTAAAGCTATTGCCAAAAACAATGATGGGAATACACAAGTAAATATATCAGGAAATAATGTAGAGGATAAAAACACTGTTCATACTGACCAATCTAAATCTAAGAGCAATGTAGAGACAAATAAATTTAAGTATTATAGAAATCTACTCATAGCAGCACGTAATATGCATAAATTTGTTCTTAATAAACCATTTAACAGTTTAGAAGAGATAAATTCATATCTTAAATCTATTCAAGTTGGAGATGATTCGAGTATACTTGAATACTTTAATAAAAATAAAACATTAAAGAGTATACAGTATTGGTGTAATTTGATAAAAGAGTATTTTAGTAAAAGTAGTAGAGACCCAGAAAAGATAGAAAAGTTTGATGTATTTTTAGCTTTTGATTTAGATAAGCTTGGAAATAGTCCACTAAAATTATTTGGGCATTTATCTACTGATAAGGAATTTGATTGTTTGTTTAGATCTGCATAA
- a CDS encoding BBA14 family lipoprotein, with protein MNCTTIASLTKEPTMPDDSNLESISKYESELSKYVLYLQGFLVDAKKKMKNKDFPKFSFFDASKLKSEHTIKALNFNISLLQEYISQTKPIAEDVYKRYTKLK; from the coding sequence ATGAATTGCACAACCATTGCTTCCTTAACTAAAGAACCAACTATGCCAGATGATTCTAATTTAGAATCAATAAGTAAATACGAATCTGAACTCTCAAAATACGTACTTTATTTACAAGGATTTTTAGTTGATGCTAAGAAAAAAATGAAAAACAAAGATTTTCCCAAATTTTCTTTTTTTGATGCAAGCAAATTAAAATCAGAACATACAATCAAAGCATTAAACTTTAATATCTCCCTACTGCAAGAATATATATCTCAAACAAAACCTATTGCTGAAGATGTATATAAAAGATATACAAAATTAAAGTAA
- a CDS encoding BlyB family putative holin accessory protein: MNLTTAKLSIDILNKFTELLKQDSNTNTQKYINIFSRVINYFYSMYRDNLIKREQAESMKILSQFDDILRINLEIIDSFNEDLSKENTKRIASLRLKRNKLMEAYINKLKEEDRNNE, translated from the coding sequence TTGAATTTAACTACTGCAAAATTAAGTATAGATATACTAAACAAATTTACAGAACTGCTAAAGCAAGACTCAAATACCAACACACAAAAATACATTAATATCTTTAGCAGAGTAATAAATTACTTTTATTCTATGTACAGGGATAATTTAATTAAAAGGGAACAAGCTGAAAGCATGAAAATACTCTCACAATTTGATGACATTTTAAGAATTAATTTAGAGATAATAGATAGTTTTAATGAAGATTTAAGTAAAGAGAATACAAAACGCATTGCTTCACTACGTTTAAAGAGAAATAAGCTTATGGAAGCTTATATTAATAAGCTTAAAGAAGAGGACAGAAATAATGAATAG
- a CDS encoding BlyB family putative holin accessory protein: MTLDISSLNTALNAIETLFSTLSNFEDGSFNVNAHKIFMLLNEAYTEYRIIFTKNMERLENALTPQIQEALTPINNKIQEFIEKVNNNPENMRLPKWEGTKESYSKEL, translated from the coding sequence ATGACTCTTGACATTAGTTCATTAAATACTGCTTTAAATGCAATAGAAACATTATTTAGTACACTGTCTAATTTTGAAGATGGCTCTTTTAACGTGAATGCTCATAAAATATTTATGCTACTTAATGAAGCTTACACAGAATACAGAATTATTTTCACTAAAAACATGGAAAGATTAGAGAATGCATTAACGCCCCAAATCCAAGAAGCATTAACTCCTATTAATAACAAAATACAAGAATTTATAGAAAAGGTTAATAATAATCCTGAAAACATGAGATTGCCAAAATGGGAAGGAACAAAAGAATCATATTCAAAGGAGTTATAA
- a CDS encoding BlyA family holin, whose protein sequence is MDHFTLTKLSEISELLININEIKLIVIATFILGIGLIFKPVIKDIISLLATKFKRKHKGKD, encoded by the coding sequence ATGGATCATTTCACTTTAACTAAATTGTCTGAAATATCAGAACTTTTAATTAATATCAATGAAATTAAATTAATTGTCATTGCCACTTTTATTTTAGGTATAGGACTTATCTTTAAACCGGTAATTAAAGATATCATAAGTTTATTAGCAACTAAATTTAAAAGAAAACATAAAGGAAAGGATTAA
- a CDS encoding DUF685 domain-containing protein yields MSTDERLLMDENEFIQIKDLNRVNDIKNSDLLLLDDGVASCNAITYENFLQKTKDKTFKGEGLSYFKEVIKDTIATELAENSEFTDKLYSKLLSKLMNNDSSYKSNLSSYIRSDLTSNMSSYSHFSSSDKFVTISSYNSLQKTTIPEYLTGIPSSFSSSRTSTTSTRIYESSLRDRAYRLNMTQNTSSQDVTLVFYKFEDGKPIYLDVYVDIEINSYHDVTKRVYLQYTDESSRSIVYERIGKNLRLNDYSPLFRGWYMQKRSYTSGTVPSLVKL; encoded by the coding sequence TTGTCAACAGATGAGAGACTTTTAATGGACGAGAATGAATTTATACAAATTAAAGATTTAAATAGGGTAAATGATATAAAAAATAGTGATTTACTTTTATTAGATGATGGTGTTGCAAGTTGTAATGCAATTACTTATGAAAACTTCCTTCAAAAGACTAAAGATAAAACGTTTAAAGGAGAAGGATTATCTTATTTTAAGGAAGTAATTAAAGACACTATTGCAACAGAACTTGCTGAGAATAGTGAATTTACAGATAAACTTTACTCTAAACTACTAAGCAAACTTATGAATAATGACTCAAGTTATAAGAGTAATTTATCTAGCTATATCAGAAGTGATCTTACAAGTAATATGAGTTCTTATTCGCATTTCTCTAGTTCAGACAAATTTGTTACTATATCAAGTTATAACTCGCTACAAAAAACTACAATACCAGAATATTTAACAGGCATTCCTTCAAGTTTTAGCTCATCAAGAACATCAACTACAAGTACGCGCATTTATGAATCTTCTCTTAGAGATAGGGCTTATAGACTTAATATGACACAAAACACATCAAGTCAAGATGTTACACTTGTTTTTTATAAATTTGAAGATGGTAAACCCATTTATCTAGATGTTTATGTTGATATTGAAATCAATAGTTATCATGATGTTACAAAAAGAGTATATCTTCAATACACTGATGAATCAAGTAGATCAATTGTATATGAGAGAATAGGAAAAAATCTAAGATTAAATGATTATTCTCCTCTATTTAGAGGGTGGTATATGCAAAAACGTTCATATACAAGTGGTACAGTCCCCTCTTTAGTAAAGTTATAA
- a CDS encoding DUF735 family protein: MSIPGFLHKTQIEKFIRSELDYANKILAEIKSLNSNFSGIIASNYLSSHFIAVWLSNVFKTFHYKSRPLKELASNIDSVIFALRHIGTDESFIRLFKAFLNVDIEITTPEAGVISIKLLGSIKTNFISYITPSTAVGVKPKRIRLRQSKQGYENKYKILAFNFIPKGYSHSIYAFIKGMIPIGRKLKIIDNQNIEVVSFN, encoded by the coding sequence TTGAGCATACCAGGTTTTCTTCATAAAACACAAATAGAAAAATTTATACGTTCAGAATTAGATTATGCAAATAAAATACTTGCTGAAATTAAGAGCTTAAATTCTAATTTCTCTGGTATTATTGCTAGTAACTATCTATCTTCTCATTTTATTGCTGTCTGGTTATCAAACGTATTTAAAACTTTTCACTACAAAAGTCGCCCATTAAAAGAGCTTGCAAGCAATATTGACAGCGTCATTTTTGCCTTAAGACATATTGGTACTGATGAGTCATTTATTAGATTATTTAAAGCTTTTCTTAATGTTGATATTGAAATTACAACACCAGAAGCTGGAGTTATTAGTATTAAATTACTTGGAAGTATAAAAACTAATTTTATATCATATATTACTCCTAGTACTGCTGTTGGAGTAAAACCCAAACGTATACGCTTACGTCAATCAAAACAAGGATATGAAAATAAGTATAAAATACTAGCATTTAATTTTATTCCTAAAGGATATTCTCATTCAATTTATGCTTTTATTAAAGGCATGATTCCTATAGGAAGAAAACTTAAAATTATTGACAATCAAAATATAGAAGTTGTTTCTTTTAACTAA
- a CDS encoding DUF276 domain-containing protein (DUF276 is restricted to Borreliella and related spirochetes.) — protein sequence MSIAFDNNFGILKQNISQIINTKREYLKQTHGIVIKDDPSSIYNIIAASLATVEEQIINELNLFMDKLKPQGEYWKAIESHISVKSTTHEALRNAILDLPDVKYVNIVSTAGKANIYLIVNDTILNDSKNTIKDSTFKANLWEVLYSTIPSGTILEGDIDIDGINSHNQVKSYKVSLGKTKYIYLKVKYKLDLKNHIYLNIDMQIREIYRRIINNNYSDMGISFEYQDFTAPVNEIKGIQGLKINACIKDNPETSISNISTSDFKENQDIEISPSEILNFSLTDRLLIDIQT from the coding sequence ATGAGTATTGCTTTTGATAATAATTTCGGTATTCTAAAACAAAATATCTCACAAATAATTAACACAAAGAGAGAATATTTAAAACAAACACATGGTATTGTGATAAAAGATGACCCATCATCCATTTACAACATCATAGCTGCTTCTCTTGCTACAGTTGAGGAACAAATAATTAATGAACTTAACCTTTTTATGGATAAACTTAAACCACAAGGTGAGTATTGGAAGGCTATAGAGTCTCATATAAGTGTTAAAAGCACCACTCATGAAGCATTAAGAAATGCTATACTGGACTTACCAGATGTAAAATACGTTAACATTGTAAGCACAGCAGGAAAAGCTAATATTTATCTTATTGTTAATGATACCATCTTAAACGACTCTAAGAACACAATTAAAGATTCTACATTCAAAGCAAACCTTTGGGAAGTACTTTATAGCACTATTCCTAGTGGAACTATCTTAGAAGGTGATATTGATATTGATGGAATAAATAGCCACAACCAAGTTAAATCTTATAAAGTTTCTCTAGGAAAGACTAAATATATCTATCTTAAAGTAAAATACAAACTTGACCTTAAAAATCACATTTATCTCAATATCGACATGCAAATAAGAGAAATATACAGGAGAATTATCAATAATAATTACTCTGACATGGGAATAAGTTTTGAATATCAAGATTTTACTGCTCCGGTTAATGAGATAAAAGGCATTCAAGGACTTAAAATTAATGCCTGCATTAAAGACAATCCTGAGACAAGTATAAGTAACATTAGCACAAGTGATTTTAAAGAGAATCAAGATATTGAAATCAGTCCATCAGAAATACTTAACTTCAGTCTCACTGATAGATTACTTATTGATATTCAAACTTAA
- a CDS encoding DUF2634 domain-containing protein yields MDLKVDLQFNLVSGSDLQIADGIEEQKQRLFIFLKTPKGSLALNPTWGFDYTHILKLCKLGTLDQIKYYLYSVAQELEIDLTGVNININSKLLQITLYFPGDSLQTEICI; encoded by the coding sequence ATGGATTTAAAGGTTGATTTGCAGTTTAATTTAGTATCAGGCTCAGACTTACAGATTGCTGATGGAATAGAAGAGCAAAAACAAAGATTATTTATTTTCCTTAAAACCCCTAAAGGAAGTCTTGCTCTAAATCCAACATGGGGATTTGATTATACACATATCCTTAAATTATGTAAGCTTGGCACTCTAGATCAAATTAAATATTATCTCTACTCTGTTGCCCAAGAACTGGAAATTGATCTTACTGGAGTTAACATTAATATAAACTCAAAACTGCTGCAAATTACTCTCTATTTTCCTGGTGATTCTCTTCAAACGGAGATTTGCATATGA
- a CDS encoding DUF777 family protein has product MNFNYEIYRMNQSMSGSALTQEESKEWIANNICISKIGIIKSFNSDTQEGIVDIEEYKGLEIHTRNISNINLSLHKDDRVVLLQSNINLFNTDDNIYFDKHHFYILSAIDPKHLKIYAKHKLDIRNEITSLKDILEAIVNAINNLRIIGNSSIDYSSLSYYTSKINSKINNLFN; this is encoded by the coding sequence ATGAACTTTAATTATGAAATTTATAGAATGAATCAGAGCATGTCTGGTTCTGCTTTAACTCAAGAAGAGAGCAAAGAATGGATAGCTAACAATATATGCATATCAAAAATAGGAATTATAAAATCATTTAACAGCGATACTCAAGAAGGTATTGTAGACATTGAAGAATATAAAGGACTTGAGATTCACACTCGTAATATATCAAATATTAATCTAAGTCTTCACAAAGATGACAGAGTAGTACTTCTTCAATCAAACATTAATCTATTTAATACAGATGACAATATATATTTTGATAAACATCATTTTTATATATTAAGTGCAATTGACCCTAAGCATCTTAAAATATATGCTAAACATAAGTTGGATATACGTAATGAGATAACTAGTCTTAAAGACATCTTAGAGGCAATAGTAAATGCGATTAATAACTTAAGAATTATAGGAAATTCAAGCATTGATTACTCTTCTCTCTCTTACTATACATCAAAAATAAATAGCAAAATTAATAATTTATTTAATTAG
- a CDS encoding DUF693 family protein, whose protein sequence is MILLKYDFKIEFYSTISSNKNITGDATPESSPKIIINTQHGIYVDISISNVYSSYNFVRAKQAKLVLWNLHLDFNNHIHEGDIVKIYYKKFAHEDSFTFIMAGYLGVPMSSDYPSGDFSIELELHLASKSNFFNRELETKQFKGMTVQDAINFAFPGRNIINMSTNDRLKVIEEHIYARTPKEFIEKLSKKYIQNVIADVGNGVDLVECNFIFTNHQLTGPDAHYESLEDYGLEFIPKQEITIGTTLNIRLIYWRAKLTYTHKLKVGDRVSFRDSLGNIIKSTICETNASLSNSGECSLNLKLYDDINHLKIKERI, encoded by the coding sequence GTGATATTACTTAAATATGATTTTAAGATTGAATTTTACTCTACTATTAGCTCAAATAAAAATATTACTGGTGATGCAACACCAGAATCTTCTCCTAAAATCATTATCAACACACAACATGGCATTTATGTTGATATCTCAATATCTAATGTCTATTCAAGTTACAATTTTGTAAGGGCAAAACAAGCCAAACTTGTTCTTTGGAATTTACACCTCGATTTCAACAATCACATACATGAAGGAGACATTGTAAAGATATACTATAAAAAATTTGCTCATGAAGACTCATTTACATTTATTATGGCAGGTTATCTGGGAGTCCCAATGAGCAGTGACTATCCTAGTGGTGACTTTAGCATAGAGCTTGAACTTCATTTAGCATCAAAGAGTAATTTCTTTAACCGAGAACTTGAAACAAAACAATTTAAAGGAATGACGGTCCAGGACGCTATAAACTTTGCCTTTCCGGGTAGAAATATAATCAATATGAGCACTAATGACAGACTTAAAGTAATTGAAGAGCATATTTATGCTAGAACTCCAAAAGAATTTATAGAAAAATTATCTAAAAAATATATACAAAATGTTATTGCTGATGTTGGTAATGGAGTTGATTTGGTTGAATGTAATTTTATATTCACAAATCATCAATTAACCGGTCCTGATGCTCATTATGAGTCACTTGAAGATTATGGTCTTGAATTTATCCCAAAGCAAGAAATTACTATAGGCACTACTCTTAATATAAGACTTATATATTGGAGAGCAAAGCTTACTTATACTCATAAATTAAAAGTTGGTGACAGAGTATCATTTAGAGATTCTTTGGGGAATATAATAAAGAGCACGATTTGTGAAACTAATGCTTCTCTAAGCAATTCTGGTGAATGTTCACTTAACTTAAAGCTTTATGATGACATTAATCACCTAAAAATAAAGGAGAGGATATGA
- a CDS encoding DUF792 family protein → MQPMEIFQIIKDTVTQIFALFSTDNFIVLFPRPDLKGLGYLPQLFFIKPKFELITRTYNTTCSKRPVINYYLRKAEYVSYNPVLTGEVIALNGGVLTSLYKNMLAPLKLTPFGNSLLEFDSNLVKEQLAGRLQAQVPFTAYSPTFGIKELVVITSLTFKDVPFIDEVELNLNMEVIKTFALEKYKG, encoded by the coding sequence ATGCAACCTATGGAAATATTTCAAATTATTAAAGATACTGTAACACAAATATTTGCTTTATTTAGCACAGATAATTTTATTGTTCTCTTCCCAAGACCTGATCTTAAGGGACTTGGGTATTTGCCCCAATTATTCTTTATTAAACCTAAATTTGAACTTATAACTCGTACTTATAACACCACATGTTCCAAACGTCCTGTAATTAATTACTACTTAAGGAAAGCTGAATATGTAAGTTATAACCCTGTACTTACAGGAGAAGTTATTGCTTTAAATGGTGGTGTACTTACAAGTCTTTATAAGAATATGTTAGCTCCACTGAAATTAACTCCTTTTGGTAACTCACTACTTGAATTTGATAGTAATTTAGTTAAAGAACAACTGGCTGGTAGACTTCAAGCACAAGTTCCCTTTACTGCTTATAGTCCAACTTTTGGCATTAAAGAATTAGTTGTAATTACTTCCCTAACATTTAAAGATGTGCCTTTCATAGATGAAGTTGAGCTTAATCTTAACATGGAAGTTATTAAAACTTTTGCTTTAGAAAAATACAAAGGATAA
- a CDS encoding DUF759 family protein: MGSRITKLDDVLSDFNELNLTNTTSSYDSATSSMDKIDEELKKLTASTLTPLMDFSAKALKKINEFNFHKDIVDPIINGIKSIFSLDRLIARLKSILPLWMGGDSGESLSKITHEDKSITTPPSGT; the protein is encoded by the coding sequence ATGGGTTCAAGAATAACTAAACTTGATGACGTGCTAAGTGATTTTAACGAATTAAATCTCACAAATACTACAAGCTCTTATGACTCTGCAACAAGTAGTATGGATAAGATAGATGAAGAATTAAAAAAACTAACTGCTTCCACATTAACACCTTTAATGGATTTTTCTGCTAAAGCACTTAAAAAGATCAATGAATTTAACTTTCATAAAGATATCGTTGATCCTATAATAAACGGAATTAAAAGCATTTTTAGTTTAGATAGACTTATTGCAAGACTTAAATCAATATTGCCCTTATGGATGGGAGGAGATAGTGGTGAGAGCTTATCAAAAATTACTCATGAAGATAAATCTATTACTACTCCTCCCAGTGGTACTTAA